In the Gossypium arboreum isolate Shixiya-1 chromosome 10, ASM2569848v2, whole genome shotgun sequence genome, one interval contains:
- the LOC108489414 gene encoding uncharacterized protein LOC108489414, which yields MSCSSSSGSEEDDEGIDSYRKGGYHAVRIGDPFAAGRYIAQRKMGWGHFSTVWLAYDTHSSKYVALKIQKSAEQFAEAALHEIEFLLSIADGDPSNSKCVVRLIDHFKHNGPNGQHLCMVLEFLGDSLLRLIKFTRYKGIELNKVREICKCILTGLDYLHRELGIIHCDLKPENILLFSTIDPTKDPVRSALTPILERPEGGALNGRSTMNIIEKKLKRRARRAVANISLRRVSMGGAAEAPKVTKSLDGIDMRCKVVDFGNACWADKTFVDEIQTRQYRSPEVILGSGYSFSADMWSFACTAFELATGELMFAPKSGQGFSEDEDHLALMMELLGKIPRKIAIGGGRSKDYFDRHGDLKRIRRLKLRPLDRYLVDKYKFCESDAREFSEFLCPLLDFSPEKRPTAQQCLQHPWLNLKTSTV from the exons ATGTCGTGTTCTTCATCATCTGGTTCGGAGGAAGATGACGAGGGAATTGACTCATACAGGAAAGGAGGATATCATGCCGTTCGAATTGGAGATCCTTTCGCTGCTGGTCGTTACATTGCTCAAAGGAAGATGGGATGGGGTCATTTCTCCACTGTATGGCTCGCTTACGATACTCATTCCTCA AAATACGTTGCTCTAAAGATTCAGAAAAGTGCAGAACAATTTGCTGAAGCTGCCCTTCATGAGATTGAATTCCTTTTATCTATTGCTGATGGCGACCCCTCAAATTCCAAGTGTGTGGTGCGCCTAATTGACCACTTCAAGCACAATGGCCCAAATGGCCAACATCTTTGCATGGTCCTTGAATTCCTTGGTGATAGCTTGCTTCGTTTAATCAAGTTTACTCGTTACAaagggattgaattgaataaagttaGGGAGATATGCAAATGCATTTTGACAGGCTTGGATTACTTGCATAGGGAACTTGGTATAATCCACTGTGATCTAAAACCTGAAAATATTCTTCTCTTTTCCACCATTGATCCTACCAAGGATCCTGTCAGATCTGCTTTGACTCCAATTCTTGAAAGGCCTGAAGGGGGTGCTCTAAATGGTAGGTCTACCATGAACATAATTGAGAAAAAATTGAAAAGGAGGGCAAGAAGAGCAGTCGCTAATATCTCTCTTAGAAGAGTTTCTATGGGAGGAGCAGCAGAAGCTCCAAAAGTTACAAAATCTCTGGATGGGATTGATATGAGGTGCAAAGTTGTGGACTTTGGGAATGCATGTTGGGCTGACAAAACATTTGTCGATGAAATTCAAACCAGACAGTACAGATCTCCTGAGGTCATACTAGGTTCTGGGTATTCCTTTTCAGCTGATATGTGGTCTTTTGCTTGTACAGCCTTTGAGCTTGCTACTGGTGAATTGATGTTTGCCCCTAAAAGCGGCCAAGGATTTAGTGAAGATGAG GATCACCTTGCTCTCATGATGGAACTCCTCGGAAAGATACCTCGAAAG ATTGCCATTGGAGGAGGTCGATCAAAAGATTATTTTGACAGGCATGGGGATCTAAAGAGGATTCGACGGCTCAAGTTGAGGCCACTTGATAGATATTTAGTGGATAAATACAAATTTTGTGAGAGTGATGCTCGTGAGTTTTCAGAGTTCCTTTGTCCTCTTCTGGATTTTTCGCCAGAGAAGCGACCAACTGCCCAGCAATGTTTGCAACATCCTTGGCTCAATCTCAAGACCTCTACAGTCTAA